CGCCGCCCGATTCGGGCTCCCGGGGGATCCCTCCGCTACTTGGGAAGGCCGGTTCCCGCGCTGGCTCCCGGGAAGGTCCCGGTTccctccccggccggggctcTCGGTCTGAGGGGGGAGGGCCCGATCTGCGGGTCAGGAAGCGGGCCCACAGAGGATCGGAGACtggcccggggtcgcccggcgcGGGGGATGACTAGACCCCGGGTCGCCTGCCTTCCCGCCGCcgtgcctccctccccgccgggccgccccgaTCCCGGACGGGGTCCCCGTCCTCTGCcggggcggcgggagccgggagcGGGCGCCGCCTACCTGATGTCCCTCCCCTTCTGAAGCAGCGTCCACACGCCGTTAGGGCCCCGGTAGTCCGGAATGGAGGCCGCCTGCGGGGCCGAGAGACACGGCGTGGATCGGCGGGCCCCGCCGAGCACCGCGCGGACGACCCGCCGCCGTCGAGGCCGACCGAGACGGCCGACCCCCGGGGCCCCACTCGCAAGGAGCTCCGGGGCCAGACGGGAAAAGAGActacacagaggaggaaacggggaagcagcgttgcctagcggCCCCGGCTTCTGATccgggccccgccactcgtctgctggttgGCCTCGGGCcgctcgcttcgcttctctgggcctcagttccctcagcgggaaaatgggggtggagactgtgagccccacgggggaaaggagccgagtccaacccgatcggcttgtggccaccccggcgcttagtacagcgcctgccacgCAATCGGCACTTGACcgatactacagttattaccgTTATCGTTAGCAGCGTTAAACGGCAGAGGATGAGGCGGTGGCCATTTTATTCacgcctctcttccccctctggactacaggctcactgtgggcggggaaggcgtcTGCTTACTgcctgtcggactctcccaagcgttcggcgcggtgctccgcacacggtcagcgctcgctAAACGCCAATGAAATGATCCGTCCAAGGTCACGCgtagacgtgacccctgccctcagggagtctcCAATCTAgcgggagggggagactgacccCTCGACAGGTTAGAGGCGGAGAGGGGAGGCAAAGGAGTGTAAAGGTTGGGAGACtgtgggagtggaggagggggacgagAAGCAGGAAAACCCGCACCTCCCCCCGCCCTACCGTGCTGATCCCGGCGCCCGTGTAGATGATCAGATGCTTGGCGTTGCGCACGGCCTCGGCCAGCTCCCCGACCTTCCTCCTCAGCTCCTCGGGGTCGTCACACACctgagggccggggcgggggaaggagccggtcacccccggggtccccccgcgGCCGGAACCGGACCAGAGTCGCGGAGGAAACCCGGCCCGTGGGACTCTCCCCGTCGAGTCTGGGGacgaagtgggacaacctgataacctttatctatcccaccgctttgaacggtgcccggcccgtagtaagcgcttaagaaataccctcgtcgttcttatctggaaaacggggatgaagagcgggagcccctcgtgggacagcctgataacctttatcaatcccggtgcttagtccggtgcttggcacgtagtaagcgcttaacaaatgccatcgtcattggTATCGgtacctgggaaatggggacaaagagtgggagccccgcgtggggccacCCGACGACCTTTCTACCTAGTCGGTGcttcgaacggtgcctggcacataggaagcgcttcccaGATGTCGCAATTAGAATTAGCGGGCAATAACGacgacggtggtatctgttaagcgccgttgtaagcgccggggcggactcCCGCGTCATCGGGTTgtgcctcgtggggctcccggtcttcgtccccattagacagaggagggaacgaggGCCCAGAGAATCGTAACGACAACGTCGGTGTCGGCGAAGGGCTTAgtgggtgccgggcaccgttctaagcgccggggtggccggagagagggaagcagcgtggctcggtggaaagagcccggaccggggagtcaagaggtcaggggttcgaatcccggctccgccactcgtcagctgggtgactgcggccgagtcacttcacttctctgggcctcggtgacctcatctgcaaaatggggatgaagactgggaaccccacgggggacgacccgatgaccctgcatctcccccggcgcttagaacggtgctctgcacatagccagcgcttaacgggtaccaacgtcatcattatcgttcgtccccatttggcagaggagggaacctgcgggcccggagaagcgacgcgACCGGGCCCCGGTGACCCTGCTGCCAAGGGGctgccggccccggggccggggggtcggggggtcgggttCGGGGGGCGTCCTGGCCTCCTCCTGGCGCCGCTTGAGCCCCTCCCGGCGTCGGCTGCGGCCCTGCAGCTCCGTCACCAGCTCGTGGCTGTCGGCCAGCAGGCGGCGCTCCTCCGCGCTCCGCTCCGCCGCCGCCTTCTTCAGGATCCGCGACAcctggcggcggcgggggggaagAGCGAGACACacccgcgcatgcgcgcgcctCACCGCCGGCCCTGCGCCTGCGCGCCGGACCCGGATCGGGCCGCTcgctcgggggtcccggggggaggggaggggagggaggggtccggcgggacggcgggggggggtccTACCTGTCGGAGCCGCTCCCGCCGCTGCTCCTCCCGCAGGATCTTGTCCCTCTCGGCCGCCTTCCGCTCCGAGCGGCTCAGGCCGCCGGCGGCCATCGCCGCCCGGAAAAACCGCGCTTCCGCTTCCGCCGGaagtccgggccccgccccgcccccgggtccCGCCCCTCCAGTCCCGGCCGCTCCTGCGGAGGGAGGgcggactgtgtgcggagcgccggactgagcgcttggaaaaccccagcgggagagagagagagagagagagagaccctccccaccccctcccctccccaccccctccccaccccaacacgcgggggggaggggagggaccgacCACAAGACACTACAAGCTGGCGCGTCACCAACAGacaaatagacaaatagaattataggtgtgGACACATCACTACGAAGccataataatgtcgatatttgtgccgagcaccgttcgaagcgccgaaTGACTGAAGTGCCCACTCGGTGCCAGGCGTCggcccgagcgccggggtggacattAGATAATGACGTTGGGcgcggtccccatccccattttgcagatgaggtccccgaggcccgggggtggggggggagggggtgaagtgaccggccccgggtcacacggcaggcaagtggcggaggcgggattggaactcgggaccctctgacttccaggccggggccACTAGGCCGCGGTGCTTCTCGCGCCGCTACGTACAAACGTGGAGCGGCGCCGCGGGGCAGGAGGCAAAGGGAGGGctcgatctgggaaggcctcccgggggagggggcccccaCCGAgagctcccccctgccccaccccctccccttcctcctccccccgccggccccaaCCCCAAGAAGCAAGGCCGGAGGCGGCCTCTCTTTAAAAGGTGTTTATTGGTCATatacaaaataaagaaaaccTCATATATCACAAACATACAGTATGTACAGCAATAAATACcccgggagggggacggaggggggcgggagggggaggacgacgggcggagggggcggggggcgccgggccCACCCCTCCCGGACAATAATTTAGCAATAAATACCGAGCGGGCCTCGGCCCAGcccgggccgcctcctcctccagggtgGGCGAGGggcccccccaaaacccaccccCACAACTCTgggctttctccccttcccttacaAAAAACCCAAAGCCAGTGccacgggaggggccggggcgggccgaccCCCGGGGCCCAAGTGCCGGGGAGACCCTGGCTCCGACTCTCCGGCTCCCCTCTGggtcgcgggggcggggggccgctggGGTCTCCCGTCCGGGGGCAGTTGGGGagacaccccccccgcccccagccaacCTTCCGGGGGGCCGAGGCCGCCGGGGGCCAGGCTCGTTCTACCGGGAAGGCGCCCGCTCGCGCGTGGACGGGCCGGTCGCCCCTCGGGGCCGCCGACCTCCCACTCGTCTCcgctcctcgcgggcggggaccgcgtccgttcCCTCTCCCGAGCGTTGGGGACGGTGCCCCGCGCACGCTAAGCGCTCCCTCGGCACTGGAGACGGTGAGCTCGCTGCcgacggggaacgcgtccgttctCCGGTTCCGTCGGGCTCTTCCCGGCGCTCGGCCAGCGCTCGGCGAATGCCACCggtgcctcccccctctagaccgtaagctcgccgggggcagggggcgcgtccgttccgtcgtcctctcccgagcgctcggtccggggttccgcagacggtaagcgctcgacagacacGGTCGATTGacgcctcaccctctagaccgcaagctcgccgtgggcgggaaaTGGGTCAATCccgttctatcgtcctctccccaccgctcggtccggcgccctgcacggagtaagcgctcggtccggAGCCCTGCAACACGGTAAGctttcagtccggtgctctgcgcggagtaagcgcccggtccagtgctctgcacagagtcggcgctcgataaataagaacggtcgacgcccccccccccggaccctaagctcgttgtggacggggaacgggcCCGTCGATTActgtcgtcccctcccaagcgcggCGAACGCTGGATAAACGGGATGGATGgcggcctcccccgcccgcccccgtgcCTCTTGTCTGAGCCTCGGTCCCTCCCCGACCACCTGCTTCGCGGTCCCTGGAAACggacgggaagggagggagagcggaaaaaaaaaaaatagccagaAGCCATCCTTCACCGGCTTCTGGAAAGAAATATCGTTGGGTGGCTTCCTTTCGCCAAACCGCAGCCCGAACCGAAAAAAGGTCTAGGAGGTCCCCGACAGGAAACGGGGCCCGTGAGCCCCAAGCCTCCCGCTTCCCGGCTCGCCGACGGGGAAGTCTCCACCCCGCCGCCGCGAGCCGGCGgatccgggttccgatcccgcccctccactccccccccccgcccgtgggCCCTCGGTCGGGCCGCTTCgccccccggggcctcggcctcctcaACTGTAGGTCGGaacgagccccccgccccccccccatcctcttccaccGACCCCAGCGCCGGGCACGACGTAGCGCTCGTGGGTGGcggcggagggggacgggggcgagAGCGGAACCGACATCCCCTTCCGCCGGCCCTTCCGTCGGCGGCCTCCGGCCGGCTGACTCCGCGGGGCTGGGAGGTTCGGGGGGAACTACGGATCGGGACCCTCCCGCACGGTGGACGCCCGGGAGATCGGAAGGAGCCGGGAAAGCGAGAGGGTCCCGGAGGAAAAACCAAGGGCGCGACCCCCGACCCTCACTCCGAAGCCCGCCATTTCCTTTCAGATGGCCTAAGATCTTCGCTTAGTTACGCCGctccgcacgcggcgagcgctcggtaaatacgatcgaaccaaCGAGCCTCCCGGCGCCCCGAGAGGGCCGTTCCGGCCCCCCGGGGGCACAGGGGAGGGGGACCGGAGAAGCACGTACGCGTCGGCggagcccgcccgcccccgccgccattCTCCGCGTCGAGGGGCGGCGGAGGCCCGCGCCCGGAGAGCGAGAGACGCGCGCGGAGGCACGGAGAGagagcgggggacggggacgcgcggaggggagggggacgggggagacgaCACCCACACGTCCACCCCGCCCTCGCCGCGGGGGGGAGACCGAAGGAACGAGACGGGGGAGAACGCCGGCCGCGGGCCGACGCGACACCTTGCTCCGAGGAAGCTGAGGCGGGGGGCGAGGTGGGGCAGCTCCGCCCCCAGCTCTGAAGAAACAACGGCCCCGATACGACAGGAAGCACAAACCACGTCTGCACATCGTTagcggcggcggggggtggggggggggacgctgggggtccgggccccgccccgtccctgccccgtcCACGATCCGACGCGGGCCGGGTATCGCCCGGGGCGTCGGTCCGCCTCgacgcccccggccccgtccgtcTTAGCGTCCCGTTTTAGGCCCGGAAGCGGCTTCGGGGGCCCCGGTTGGAGCGAGGGGCCCGAGGAGAACCAGGCGGAAACCGAACCGGGCCACGGAGGGGGCGGGTTCCATTCGCTTCCCGGGGATCTCCTTCCTCTCGGGTGAGAGCGGGCCCGGGTTCCGGCGGAAAAGGCCagacgggaaggagggggaggccgtTTCAATTTGGCGTCGAATTCCAgcccctcccaagcccttcgcgggcaggggacgcgtctgttTATCGTCGAATCGTCCCGTCCCCGGCGCCTGGCACGGCGCTCTGCGCTCGGCAGGCGCTCGATGAACACGACGACCAAGGAAGGAACCCGGTTACCATCCCGGGCGGGACTCGGAGACCtcgtccccggggccccgcctcCCGGAACgctccgggaggaggggggcggccagGCCgccgcttctcctcttccctcagtgGCCGGTATTTAGGGAGCGCCTACCGCGGGCGGAGCGCTccactgagcgcccgggagagcccgccgaccaccccccacccagccgGGGGGGGCTTCCGGAGCGACCCCTTCCCCGTCAGCCCTCCCTCCCGTGACTCTCTGACGTGGACCCGCGGGGCCGCGCCCCGACCCGACGGGCGTCTGGAAGACGCAAAGACCAACGAGGCGGGGGACGGGAGCGGGAAGAGGGCGAGCCGGGACGTTCCGGATCGTAGCCCTCGGCAGGGTCACCGCCCCgaagggaggggccggaggccCCCGAGATGGGCAGCGGGAGGTGCCTCCGGGGCCGGCCCCAGCCGCCTCACCCCCCCGTACCCCAAGACCCTCCGGGCAAGCCCTCGCGTGGGTCGCTCGGACCGGACTCGGGGACCCTTTCCGAAGGAAGGCCCCGTCCGTCTTTAACGCGCTCCCCGGAGAGTCGAGGGAGAGGGATCCGTTTCTCCTCAGGCCGCCGCGCCGGATCGGCCCCCGAACTAGGCCCGCGGGTCGTCCGCTCCAACTCCGAGGGGGCCGAACCGCTCCCCGACCCCGACGGCCCCCgggtgacggggagggaggggggaggaagacgaCGGGGGCGGTCCGGCCTTCCCCGCGGGAGGGTCGTCGGGGAGGACCTCGGCCGCGAGCGACGGGGACCGGGGATTCTGAGGCGGGGgagtcccggggggcgggggggggggggggggggcgggaatccCGGATCCCGACGGGACGGGTGAAGCCGGACcgccgggagggagagggcccGACATACGGAACACGGATACGAGGAGTCACACCTACACGTCCAAGGTAGACCAGGAGCACCAGCACGCCACCTTCAAACAAGACCTCACCAAGCACGGACATCACGGTCACCGGCAAAGACGGAAGCGGAAAAGGGCAAAAGAGTAAGTCACTTTCGGTACGATTGCAAAAGAGATATCAAAGGGAACGTGAGGGTCTGCCTCGGGGTTGGTTCGTGGTCtgactttttctgtttttttgtcttttttgttttttctcccaACTCGGTTTTATAAATAACGTCTGATAACTCTGTGTTTATAAAAACTAAACTCCGACAGCCACAAAGAGTCGCTCGTAGGTTTTTGAGAAAGGGTTttgtttttggtcttttttttgttttgttttgttccgttttttttttttttaatctagcaAAGTCTCGATCCTTTTGATCCTTTTCCGGGCGAAGGGTCGAATCGTCTTCCCGTTCTTTCGTGTATTTTAAAAAAGACAATTTTTATAAATACTCTGTGGCTCTTTCTTCTTTAGCTTTTAAACTTATATAATTTAATAACCTCTTAAAaggaactttctctctctctctctctcttaaataAAGGGCTATTTAACCACACAAAGAGGTTGTGTAAACAGTGACACAGGGACCCATCACTAAGACACACTGTACAGCCTTCAAATACGTTCACGACTAGTGATTTTGGTCTTGTTCAGTGCAAAGCGTTAGGCACGAGGGCCGTCGGCCACCGCCGGACCCCCGCGCCCCTCGCGGGGGGGGggaccctcccccgcctccccccccaccgccgccgacccccgcgcGCCCAGCTCCCTCCCGGGGGGGGGTAGCCCGTCATctcgcccccccggccctcccgccgAGAGAGCGGGGCCCGtcgcccgcctcctccgggccgGGGCGCCGGGGGGCCGGCCGACGTAGCACCGTGGCcgggcgggccccccccccccgcaacaccccgagaggggagccggggagggcgcggggagggggggcgccgAGGACGGCGGCGgatcccgccctcccccggcccgggaggggggagaggaggccgcCCCGGCCGCACCCACCGACCCCGACGCGCGAGACCGACGACCACACGGACGGGACCCCGgagacggggtcggggggaggacggacgaccggggggcggggggggggccgggggagggggttgtgCTTCGCGGGGAGGACGGAGGGCGCGGACGGCGGGGGAGGGCCCGTCTCGCGTCCGGGGCGGACGGTGGACggacgggggcgggcccgggcgccCCCCCTAGGAGCGGGCGTTCCGTTTTTCGACTTGACTATCGTGATGACGCTGGTGGCGGCCACCTTCCCGGGACCAggggcccgccgccgccgggcgggCCGCCGCCgagggggccgcgggccggggccaCGGGGCTGCGGGCCACCGTCCGGGCGAAGTTCTGCAGGGCCTCGTACTTGGAGCGCAGGGCGTCCAGTTCCAGTTTCATGCTGGCGTTCTCGGAGGCCAGCTTCTCCACCTCCTGCTGCAGCTCCGccttctgcttctccagctcctccttctGCGTGACCCGCTTGACCCGGCAGCTGGCCGCGTAGCCGCGGTTCTTCAGCGTGCGTCGCCGCTGCTTCAGCTGGATGATCTCCTCCTTGGACAGGCCGCGCAGGTGCTGGTTCAGCTCCCGCACCGACATGGTCACCAGCTCCTCGTCCGTCAGGCTGGTTGCCATTCTCCCCCGGCTCCCGCTTCACCtggccggcccgggggggggggggggggggggaggcgccgtcagccccgggccggccccctccccgccgggccgccccccgccccggccccccgccccggccccccgcgcctCTCACCTTCAAGGCCTTGTTTCCTTTGCCGGGGGTCGTCATAACCCGGAAGCCGAGGCGGGAGCGCTCTGCGGGGAGAGaggcggcgggggtcgggggcggcttCGAcggccgcccctcccggcccgccgcccgcccgcgcccgcccctcggccgggaggggccgcccccccccccgggccctcccccggccccggcccccgcacccGGCGGGcgagggcgggcgggccggggccgtccCCCGGCGACCCCGGCGACCGGCACCTGAACCGTCCGTCCGAGGAGCGGCGGCTCGGCTCCTCccgtccgggggccggggggggggggggccggggggcggcggaagCGGGAGACGAGGGGGACCAGGGGCGAGAGGGAGATTAGGAGGGAAGGGATcggggaggagccggaggagAAGGAAGCCACGGGCTTTAAAAATAACTCGGCGCACCAGAGAGGCCGAGCCGCCGCCGGGCCTCGCGAGTCATGCTGACTCAGCacggcccggcccgctcccctccctccctccctcccaccggccggggcggggggcgcggggggacacGGCGGGCCggtccccccgccgccggccctccGGGGAGGACCGGGGACGTCCCAACGGCCGgggccccgctcccgcccctcgGCCGCCGTCGGGCGGGACGGGGGTCCGAGGTCACCGTCCCGACCGTGCGGCCTCGGGTCGCGGAACCCGGCCCCGCGGACCCGGGAGGCGCGGCGACGGGGCGTTTGGCGGAGAGCGGCCCTCGTGccggccccggggtcgggggaAACGGGAGGCCTTCGAGGCGCTTCTTTGTGAAGGCGGATGACGGGCAGGGCCGCCCTGCCGGTGCCCGCCGGTGCCCGCCGGGGCCGGGTGGCCCACCGCTGCCGTCCCCGCGCCGAGGACGGAGGGCCGGGAAGAGGGGATCACCCGCCGGAGCCGCCCCCGGGCAaggggaggcggcgtggcccaacggctagagcccaggcggtccaaaggtcgtgggttctaatcccagatcggccgcccgcctgccgtgtggcctcgggcgggtggctcccccgggcctcggttccctcatccggaaaatggggatgaagactgccagccccacgcgggacacggaccCGGTCCGACCCCCATCCGCCTGGAcccgacccagcgcttagtacagtgcctggcacacagcaagcgcttaacggatatttTATTAACAACTCTAATAACGGTAACCGTGCTAGTCGTtaagcagagcaccgtgctaaccaTCGGGTCTCCCCCCCCGCACTGGACCGCAGGCCGATTCTGAGTAGCGAAcacgtctaacaactctgctgcaCTTTCCCGAActtttagtccagtgccccgcacacagtgagcgctcaataaatacgactgaagcagcgtggcctagtggggagagcacggacctgggagtcggaaggacccgggttccaatcccgggtccgccgcctgtctgccgtgcaACTTGGGCctctcgcttcacctctccgggcctcagttaacgcatctggaaaatggggatgaagaccgggagccccacgcggggcagggactgggtccgtcggctcggatccaccccagcgcttagcgcagggcccggcacagagaaagcgctcgacaaataccccgatcgtaataatgacgacgatggtatctgtgaaacgcttactctgtacccgccccgttctaagcgctgggggagacacggggtaatcaggtcgtcccacgtggggctcccgcttttaatccccatttgacagatgaggtcaccgaggcgcagagaagtgacgtgaccggcccaaggtcacgcggcagacaagtggcggagccgggattagaacccgcgtcctctgactccccggcccgggctctggccgctgagccacgccgctgattATCACCGCTCTTCATTCAAGCACATTTATCGATtcgatcgtattgagcgcttactttatgcagagcgttgtactaagcgcctgggagaggacggtacaagaacagtcacattccccacccacgatgagcttacagtctagattcgagaccatcgatggtatttatagagtgcagagcgctgtactaagcgctcgggagaggacgagacccagtccccgtcccacgcggggctccccgtcttcgccccctttttccagatgagggaactgaggcccagagaagtcaaatcccatcttccggatgagggaactgcgtcCCGGACAAGTCCGGTTCGGCGGCCCGCCCGAGAgggaagcggcggaggcgggatcggaacccgggtcccccggctccccgcccggcGTTCTCCCCTCCGGGCCGCGCCGGCTCCCTCCGACGGGAACCGGGTAATCAGCGCGGACCCCGGGAGGACGGAGCGATCTCccggagagggggccgggggctcggaggcggtggggagggagggaggggggttgccgctcgcccccgccctcctcccaggACGCGCCGTGGCAACCGTGACCTCCTCCACCCCgtcggctcgttgcgggcagggaacgtgtccgtcatcCCTTCTGTCGTCCCCTCccgaagcgctcggtacagtcctctgcaactTGGGATCGAGaccctgagcccctcgtgg
The sequence above is drawn from the Ornithorhynchus anatinus isolate Pmale09 unplaced genomic scaffold, mOrnAna1.pri.v4 scaffold_264_arrow_ctg1, whole genome shotgun sequence genome and encodes:
- the MAFG gene encoding transcription factor MafG; its protein translation is MATSLTDEELVTMSVRELNQHLRGLSKEEIIQLKQRRRTLKNRGYAASCRVKRVTQKEELEKQKAELQQEVEKLASENASMKLELDALRSKYEALQNFARTVARSPVAPARGPLGGGPPGGGGPLVPGRWPPPASSR